TTGACCATTTCATGCATTAAATACTGCATGGCAAAGGTGATGATACGGTTGGCGACAAAGTTAGGCGTATCTTTGGCGTAAACAATGCCTTTGCCTAAAACGTTTTCGCCGAAAGCGCCCACTTCCTTGACTACTTCAGGGCTGGTCTTGGCCGTGGGAATCACTTCCAGGAGCTTCAAGTAACGGGGTGGATTGAAGAAGTGGGTGCCTAAAAAATGCTGAGCCATTTCCTCGGGCATATCTTCAGCCATCGCGGAAATAAGAATGCCGCTCGTGTTGGAACTGACGACGCTGCCCGCTTTGCGGTACTTCGCGACTTCTGCAAAAATCTTCTTTTTGATGTCCAGCCGCTCGATCACCACTTCGATGATCATGTCGCAATCGGAAATTTTCGGCATGTCATCCTCGAAGTTGCCTATCTCAATCATATCGAGATAGGACTTTACATAGAGAGGCGCAGGTTTGGCTTTGAGCAACGCCGCCCGCGCACCCGCGGCGATGGCGTTCCGTTTAGCCTGGTTGGTTTTGTCCGCCTCAGACAAATTGGGGGGTACAATATCGAGCATTAAACTGGGTATTCCGCAATTTGCAAGATGACCGGCAATGGCGGCTCCCATAACGCCCGAACCCAATACTGCGACACGTTTTATTTCCCTCATGGCATACAATCTCCTTTATTCTTTGACTCGCAACATGGGCCTTACAATGTATACTTAACGGTCGTTAAGTAAATCTATAGTACATCATTTAAAGGGCAACTTCAACTATTTACAACAACTAATTTTGAAGACATAAAATAAGTTCCCACAAAAGACTGTTCAAGTAAACAAAAACTAAAGGGTCTTGTTCCCGAAGCGCCGATAAGGTACCATATGGCTATAGTGCTTGTTTCGGCGGAAGACGTCGGCACCGCTGCCCGTGAAATTTGGCGTGGGTACCGCGTCCGCCGGCTTCAGCACTCATGGCTCCTCCGACGCCAAAACCCTTGAAACAACAACAATAGAAGGCATTTATATGGCGCGTTTTATTCACATTACTGACCTGCATTTCTGGAGCATTGTACGCAATCCGTTGCGCCTCATGAATAAGCGATTCTTAGGCAATTTGAATCTTGCCTTGCGCCGCCACCGCCATTTACACATCCATCGTGCCCAATCCTTTCTGGATACACTCAGCGCCATGGATGTGGACGCTGTGTTTGTGGGCGGTGATTTAACTTCCACCGCAACGGACGAAGAATTCCAACAGGCGGCGCAGTTTTTAGATCAAGTGGCATCCCGTTGTCCCGCCCTTTATGTAGTACCCGGCAATCATGATTGCTATACCTTCGAAGCGCAGCGCAAAGGACGGTTTCAAGGCTATTGCGGGAAATATGCGCCGCTTACCGATACTCCGCTTTTGAGCGAACTCACGGCAACGTGCGCCCTCTTGCAGATTCCCACCGTACGCCCGAATCTTATCTCCTCTCGTGGGTATATAGGACAGCAGACAATGAAGGCGACGGCGGAATTGCTTGAATCTGTGACTGCAGAGCAGATGATTGTGCTTGCCCATTATCCCGTGCTTAATCGCACGTTAAACTATCAATCTGATTATGGCAGGCGCTTGGGAGGCGGTGCGGCACTGCGGCGGCTCTTGGGCGAATCAGGCAGAGACCTCCACTACCTCGCCGGTCATGTACACGTGTTCAGCCATTCCTCTGATCCGCTTTATCCTTCCTTGACCCACATCACGACGAGCGCCCTCTTTTATGAAAGCGCCAAGCGCAGCGCGGGCTTCACCGAGTTGGTGGTGGATGAGGGCGGTATTCGAGTCTATCCGTGGCACTATGCCGATGATTGGCATCGCGGAGCGGAATCCCTGCCTGAAGCGGGTACGTCTTAAAAAGAAATGAAGGCTTTATAGCGCTTTAGGCGTGAGCGTCCAGCGGTTGCCGTCACGGACGATGGTCATGACCTCTTCCATGGTTGCAGCATCCAGCGATCCGCTTTCCTTGCTCCACGGACATTGAACGACGGGTGTCCTGCCTGTTTCCGATTCAATAATTACTTCCTTGGTTTCGCCGCCGCTCCGTGTTGCAGATACGAGGAACGCCCCTTCGCCGCGCAAGGTGGTGAAGGCGGCTTCCGACCAATGCTTGGGCACGGCAGGAAAAACACAGAGGATACCCGTATGGCTTTGAAGCAGCATTTCATTAAGTCCTGCGGCAAAGGCGAAATTACCTTCAAGTGTAAAGGGGCGATAGGTGAAGTTGCTATAACCTTTGCCCGATTGATCGCCGTTGCAATGGAAACTGTTGCGTAAGACAAAGGCTTCTGCGAAAGTGTTCAGCGCCTCTGCCGCCGTATCGCCCGCCTGCGCGCGTGCGGCAATGGATGCCAACCAAGAAAAACTGTAGCCTGTCCAGGCACGGGAGCCGTGGCGCAGCAGATCCTTCAAGGTGGCCCGTACGGTTCGTTCCTGATCTACACCCTGGCTGCGGTCTACGAGTCCCAGCGGATGTATCGCCATGGCATGGGAAAAATGACGGTGCGATTCTTTCAAGGGATAGTCCGCAGCGATAAGAAGCGCCCCTGATTTCGCCAGTGCGAGGGGCGGCATTGTGTCTAAAACTTCCAGCCAGTGTTCCGCTTCTTGTGTTTTGTCCAGTTCCAAGGCAAGCTCAGCGGTTTTTTCAAAGACCCAGCGGATGAGCGCGTTATCGTAGTTGGTCATGGTTGGGAACCACGCGTCGGGTTTGTTGTCGTTGATTTCCGGCGATGAGCTGAGCGGCAATCGTCTGTACCCGTCTGCGTCCCGTTCATGGGTTACCTTTTCTAAAAAGACAGCGCTCGCTTCGAGCCAGGGGTAGGCGCGTTCTTCCAAGAACTGAGGGTCGCGGCTATATTGCCAGTGCAAATAAAAATGGTGGGCAAGCCATGCGCCTGTTGTGGAGGAATGGGTATACTGACGCCAGCCGCCGATTTGACGCAAACGCAAGTCCGTAGTCATGGCGACATTCAAGCCGGGCATGTGGAAGAACCGTTCTGTCCACGCCTCGGCATTGCCCTTGTTTTCCCACAGCCAATCAAGAAAGCCCAGCCCCTCTTCCAGCCGGTTACCGCTGTAACAGGGCCAATAACTTAATTGGGTGTTTAGGTCGTGATGGTAGTCGCCTTTCCATGGCGGCAGCTTTCCATCATCAGCGGTCCAGGGACCTTGAAGCGTGATGGGCGGCGCAGCGCGTCGTGCCGCAGCACCAAACTTGTACATTTCTAAATACCATTGCTTTTCAATGCGGGGATTCGGTACAGCGATGCGGCCTTTGCCCCAGTACTCTTGCCACCACGTTTCATGACTGCCGCGCAGTGCCTCCCGATTGTCGAGAGCATGACGGACCCGGTCATGGGCGCGCTGCAGAGGATCACCTTCTTCAAAAGCGGAGGCGATGCTCCATGCCGCGAGAATGCCTGTGTCTGTGTTGCGCCATTCCAAAGAAACGGCAAAAGAGAAATCCTCATAACCTTGCTGGCGGTAGGAAAGGTGATTTGGTGTTGAAGAGACTTCCGGCGCCGCATATTCCAATTGGGCGAGACTGCCCATGACAAAGCCTTCGGAAGTTTTCTTTTCGCGTTCACCGGAAAAGTCGGGTGCTTTTAAGGAAAATCCCGCTTCTGTGGTGCCTAGGATTTCGATAAAACCGACCGCCTCTTCGGCATGAATCCACGTGCGTACTTGAACGTCGTCCCCTAAGCTGATCTGTGATTCTCCAACAGCAATATCCAAGTTTCCTTCAAGAAAGGGGAGCGCTGCGGGAAAGGTAATTTCGATTCTGCCCGCAGGAATTTTTGTCGGTGCCGGACGATGATAAGGATCATCGTAAAGTGCCTTTAGCGCATCGTAGCGCCCTTCCTTTTCCCACTGTCGCATGGTGTCGTAGGAATAGTCTTCAGAATAGTATTCGGGAACAAGGCGCAGATCCCACAAATCGGTACGGTCCAAGGAGATGTTTAAAGGCGCGCCGTCGCCCCAAACCAATGCACCGAGGATGCCGTTGCCGAGCGGGAAGGCTTCATCCCAGACCTGCGCCGGCTCGGTATAGTGTAGACCGTGTGCCTCGTTCGGCAGCGAATCAATGGTGGAAAACAGCATGAAGCTGCTCATGAGAGCGCAGAAAAGCATCATTGTCTTATCCTTCTTCCAATTCTTTAGGGTTGCGCATTAACGCGACGGCATCGTCATAACTGATACGGTTTTCAAGATACAGCGTTTTAAGGCTGCGGTCCATGGTCGTCATGCCCACCTTCGCGCTCGTTTCCAAAATACTGTAAATTTGATGAGTTTTATTTTCACGTATCAAATTGGCAATAGCTTGGTTGTTGCGTAAGACTTCATAGGCAAGTATGCGCTGCTTCTTCTCTTTATGGGGTAAGAGCCGTTGTGAAATCACCGCCAACAAGGTAAGAGACAATTGGAATCGGATTTGTTGTTGTTGGATGGCGGGGAATACGTCGGTTATGCGGTCTACGGCTTGGATAGCGTCATTGGTATGGAGCGTCGCAAAAATGAGGTGGCCCGTTTCAGCCGCTGTGAGTGCCGCCTGAATGGTTTCGATATCGCGCATCTCACCAATCAAAATGACATCCGGGTCTTGTCTCAACACATACTTCAACGCACTGGAAAAGCTGTGCGTGTCATTGCCCACCTCACGCTGATCCACAATACTGCGTCGGTGGGGGTGCAGATATTCAATGGGATCTTCAATCGTGAGGATATGACAGGCACGGTGGGTGTTGATCAGATCAATAAGGGATGCTAAGGTGGTGGTTTTACCGCTTCCTGTCGGACCTGTCACCATGACGAGCCCTTGTTTATATTTCGCCAAGTCGGCAATGTGGTCAGGTAAACCGAGTTCCGAAAGACTGGGGATTTCTTCAGGGATAGGGCGCAGTGCCGCCGTGACCGCCCCCTTCTGGTAGTAGGTATTTACGCGGAAACGATGACCGTCGCTTGAGGCGAG
This portion of the Candidatus Hydrogenedentota bacterium genome encodes:
- a CDS encoding metallophosphoesterase codes for the protein MKFGVGTASAGFSTHGSSDAKTLETTTIEGIYMARFIHITDLHFWSIVRNPLRLMNKRFLGNLNLALRRHRHLHIHRAQSFLDTLSAMDVDAVFVGGDLTSTATDEEFQQAAQFLDQVASRCPALYVVPGNHDCYTFEAQRKGRFQGYCGKYAPLTDTPLLSELTATCALLQIPTVRPNLISSRGYIGQQTMKATAELLESVTAEQMIVLAHYPVLNRTLNYQSDYGRRLGGGAALRRLLGESGRDLHYLAGHVHVFSHSSDPLYPSLTHITTSALFYESAKRSAGFTELVVDEGGIRVYPWHYADDWHRGAESLPEAGTS
- a CDS encoding type IV pilus twitching motility protein PilT; protein product: MNIQSLFDLVRRENASDLIISANAPPILRINGQLYRQKTNALTSEQTQTLIYSFLTKEQQLTFEKYKELDFSLASSDGHRFRVNTYYQKGAVTAALRPIPEEIPSLSELGLPDHIADLAKYKQGLVMVTGPTGSGKTTTLASLIDLINTHRACHILTIEDPIEYLHPHRRSIVDQREVGNDTHSFSSALKYVLRQDPDVILIGEMRDIETIQAALTAAETGHLIFATLHTNDAIQAVDRITDVFPAIQQQQIRFQLSLTLLAVISQRLLPHKEKKQRILAYEVLRNNQAIANLIRENKTHQIYSILETSAKVGMTTMDRSLKTLYLENRISYDDAVALMRNPKELEEG